One window of Trifolium pratense cultivar HEN17-A07 linkage group LG5, ARS_RC_1.1, whole genome shotgun sequence genomic DNA carries:
- the LOC123884653 gene encoding putative GATA transcription factor 22 yields MSFDLNNELDHNHHHLFNSNIHQPSSSYSILFNQNQDQGRSYSLEPSHIQSDDHLEVEKFVSSNGSWDHQEMKKEDENEDYKDEDSTSLKWMPSKKRIIHKMMEDQRGSKNKFEKEKLLGFDYSSNNNSSNNNITIRVCSDCHTTKTPLWRSGPTGPKSLCNACGIRQRKARRALAAAASANGETLVAAEKPNLKEKKLQIKRKRSKIDQCAPHLKSKGKIGNKCLTFEDLIASLSNNLTDPHQVFPQDEKEAAILLMALSYGLLHGFPSNGYLD; encoded by the exons ATGTCTTTTGATCTTAATAATGAATTAGATCACAATCACCACCATCTCTTCAATTCAAATATTCATCAaccctcttcttcatattccATACTCTTCAACCAAAATCAAGATCAAGGAAGATCTTATTCTTTGGAACCAAgtcacatacaaagtgatgatcaTTTAGAG GTTGAGAAGTTTGTTTCTTCTAATGGATCATGGGATCATCAAGAAatgaagaaagaagatgaaaatgaagATTATAAAGATGAGGATAGTACTTCATTGAAATGGATGCCATCAAAGAAGAGAATTATTCATAAAATGATGGAAGATCAAAGGGGTTCTAAGAACAAgtttgaaaaagaaaagctaTTAGGATTTGATTATAGTAGCAacaacaattcttcaaacaacAACATCACTATTAGGGTTTGCAGTGATTGCCACACAACTAAGACCCCTCTCTGGAGAAGTGGACCAACAGGTCCTAAG TCACTATGCAATGCCTGCGGTATTCGACAAAGGAAAGCGCGACGCGCCCTTGCAGCAGCAGCATCTGCAAATGGTGAAACTCTTGTGGCGGCTGAGAAACctaatttgaaggaaaaaaagttgCAAATCAAAAGGAAAAGGTCAAAAATTGATCAATGTGCACCGCATTTGAAAagcaagggtaaaattggaaataaatgtttaacttttgaagatttgatagCAAGTTTGAGTAACAATTTGACTGATCCTCATCAAGTTTTTCCTCAAGATGAGAAAGAAGCTGCAATTCTACTCATGGCTTTATCTTATGGCTTACTTCATGGATTTCCTTCTAATGGTTACTTAGATTAA